The proteins below are encoded in one region of Chelmon rostratus isolate fCheRos1 chromosome 21, fCheRos1.pri, whole genome shotgun sequence:
- the sstr2a gene encoding somatostatin receptor type 2, producing the protein MALDQWPYPPNISIPEPLLYDSYIQGNESDLDLNISETSEPHQDKTSSVVITLIYFMVCGVGLCGNSLVIYVILRYAKMKTVTNIYILNLAVADVLCMMSLPFIGLQLALVHWPFGEVLCRVIMTVDSLNQFTSIFCLMVMSIDRYLAVVHPIKSTKWRKPRVAKLINLTVWGVSLLVILPTMIFSGLNKVPVCGIVWPEPQDVYYKAFIFYTFFIGFFLPLAVICLCYLLIIVKVKSSGMRVGSTKRKRSERKVTRMVSIVVAVFVLCWLPFYIFNVTSVTGSIKPTSAVKSTFDFVVVLGYANSCANPILYAFLSDNFKKSFQNVLCLKKVAGLDEIERSDSRADRSRMANDAAIINANLETHNAALLNGELQTSI; encoded by the exons ATGGCCTTGGATCAGTGGCCCTATCCCCCCAACATCTCCATTCCGGAGCCCCTCCTGTATGACAGCTACATCCAGGGGAACGAGTCCGACCTGGACCTGAACATCTCCGAGACCAGTGAGCCTCACCAGGACAAGACCAGCTCGGTGGTCATCACCCTCATCTACTTCATGGTATGTGGCGTGGGGCTGTGCGGCAACTCCTTGGTCATATATGTAATCCTGCGCTACGCCAAAATGAAGACGGTGACCAACATCTACATCCTGAACCTGGCGGTGGCCGATGTTCTTTGCATGATGAGCCTGCCGTTCATCGGCCTGCAGCTGGCACTGGTGCACTGGCCCTTTGGAGAGGTGCTTTGCAGGGTGATCATGACAGTAG ACTCTCTCAATCAGTTCACCAGCATCTTCTGTCTGATGGTGATGAGCATCGATCGATATTTGGCTGTGGTCCACCCTATTAAGTCCACAAAATGGCGGAAGCCCCGCGTAGCCAAGCTAATTAACCTGACAGTATGGGGTGTGTCGCTGTTAGTCATCCTACCTACGATGATCTTCAGCGGCCTTAATAAGGTGCCAGTGTGTGGGATCGTGTGGCCGGAGCCCCAGGATGTCTATTACAAAGCCTTCATATTCTACACCTTCTTCATTGGATTCTTCCTGCCACTTGCAGTCATATGTCTGTGCTACCTGCTCATCATAGTCAAG GTGAAGTCGTCTGGCATGCGAGTGGGTTCCACCAAGCGCAAGCGCTCCGAGCGCAAGGTGACGCGGATGGTATCCATCGTGGTGGCGGTGTTCGTCCTCTGTTGGCTGCCTTTCTACATTTTCAACGTCACCTCGGTCACCGGCTCCATCAAGCCCACGTCTGCCGTGAAGAGCACCTTTGACTTTGTCGTGGTGCTCGGCTACGCCAACAGCTGCGCCAACCCCATCTTGTACGCCTTCCTGTCGGACAACTTCAAGAAGAGCTTTCAGAACGTTCTGTGCCTGAAAAAGGTCGCAGGCCTGGACGAGATAGAGCGCAGTGACAGCCGGGCAGACAGGAGCAGGATGGCTAACGATGCTGCGATCATCAATGCCAACTTGGAGACTCACAATGCTGCCCTGTTGAACGGCGAGCTGCAGACCAGCATCTGA